One Lachnospiraceae bacterium C1.1 genomic region harbors:
- a CDS encoding BMC domain-containing protein, which produces MSEQGKIRVVQETVSGKEITLAHVIGGPAPIIYKKLGLDPSIDYHSAAIGIMNMSPPESAIIASDIAVKNGNVYLGFADRFTGTLIITGEIDSVSAALQQVVNYFHEDLGYVTCEITKR; this is translated from the coding sequence ATGAGTGAACAGGGAAAAATCAGAGTCGTTCAGGAAACAGTCAGCGGTAAAGAAATTACTCTGGCTCATGTAATAGGTGGACCGGCGCCGATCATTTATAAAAAGCTCGGACTCGATCCGTCGATCGATTATCATTCGGCAGCAATAGGAATAATGAATATGTCACCGCCGGAATCTGCAATAATAGCTTCGGATATCGCGGTGAAAAACGGAAATGTTTATCTTGGATTTGCGGACAGATTTACAGGAACGCTGATCATAACCGGAGAAATAGATTCGGTTTCAGCGGCATTGCAGCAGGTAGTCAACTATTTTCATGAAGATTTAGGATATGTTACCTGTGAGATAACAAAGCGGTAA
- a CDS encoding BMC domain-containing protein, with protein MGERLTNNELIEKIYREGFHAEGINDLRLVRVRVNGKELSMAHVIRVSREEVYTNLALNIGTHAGENHKGEAIGIIDVTPWESTVIAADMAFKYGDVEIGFMDRFSGTLIITGKYSMVSSAVHGIHDFFRDRLDFTVCEVTEK; from the coding sequence ATGGGTGAAAGATTAACAAATAACGAATTAATAGAGAAAATATATCGCGAGGGTTTTCACGCTGAGGGAATAAATGACTTAAGGCTTGTGAGGGTCAGGGTCAATGGAAAAGAGCTCTCAATGGCGCATGTAATAAGGGTTTCAAGGGAGGAAGTATATACAAATCTTGCCTTAAATATCGGAACACATGCAGGTGAGAACCACAAAGGAGAAGCGATCGGAATTATAGATGTCACTCCCTGGGAAAGTACGGTTATTGCGGCAGATATGGCGTTTAAATACGGGGATGTGGAGATAGGCTTTATGGACAGATTTTCCGGAACACTGATAATAACCGGTAAATACAGTATGGTATCGAGTGCTGTCCATGGGATACACGACTTTTTCAGAGACAGGCTCGACTTTACGGTCTGTGAAGTTACAGAGAAATAA